Proteins encoded by one window of Cupriavidus sp. EM10:
- a CDS encoding amino acid ABC transporter substrate-binding protein: protein MKKIAAVLLISGLSLLAACGKSDPTPAAKPASASTAIVVGLDDNFPPMGFRDANNQLVGFDIDMAKEAAQRLGMTVEFKPIDWSAKEAELNGKRVDVLWNGLTITEDRKKNIGFTAPYMTNHQIVIVTAKSPIQTKADLAGRIVGAQDGSSAVDAIKKEAAVAASLKELKSFGDNVTALMDLSAGRLDAVVVDEVVGRYLASKRAGEYRILTENFGTEDYGVGVRKDDADLLDKLNKTLASMKQDGTAARIATQWFGADITK, encoded by the coding sequence ATGAAAAAAATAGCAGCCGTTCTCCTGATCTCCGGTCTTTCGTTGCTGGCCGCCTGCGGCAAGAGCGATCCGACGCCGGCGGCCAAGCCCGCCAGCGCCAGCACCGCCATCGTGGTGGGCCTGGACGACAACTTCCCCCCGATGGGCTTTCGCGATGCCAACAACCAGCTGGTCGGCTTCGACATCGACATGGCCAAGGAAGCGGCGCAGCGGCTCGGCATGACGGTCGAGTTCAAGCCGATCGACTGGAGCGCCAAGGAGGCGGAGCTGAACGGCAAGCGCGTCGACGTGCTGTGGAACGGCCTGACGATCACCGAAGACCGCAAGAAGAACATCGGCTTCACCGCGCCGTACATGACGAACCACCAGATTGTCATCGTGACCGCGAAGTCGCCGATCCAGACCAAGGCCGACCTGGCCGGCCGCATCGTCGGCGCGCAGGACGGCAGCAGCGCCGTGGATGCCATCAAGAAGGAAGCGGCCGTGGCGGCCAGCCTGAAGGAACTGAAGTCGTTTGGCGATAATGTGACGGCGCTGATGGACCTGTCCGCAGGCCGGCTCGACGCCGTGGTGGTGGACGAGGTTGTGGGCCGCTACCTGGCCAGCAAGCGCGCCGGCGAATACCGCATCCTGACCGAAAACTTCGGCACCGAGGACTACGGCGTGGGTGTGCGCAAGGACGACGCCGACCTGCTGGACAAGCTGAACAAGACGCTGGCGTCGATGAAGCAGGACGGCACCGCCGCCCGCATCGCCACCCAGTGGTTCGGCGCGGACATCACCAAGTAA
- a CDS encoding amino acid ABC transporter permease, with protein sequence MDYVLSLLPPMVDGAKVTLTLFAITLGLSVPLGLALALLRISAWGPVSTLVNGYIWLMRGTPLMLQMLFIYFALPFVPYVGIRLPDFPAAVVAFALNYAAYFAEIFRAGIQSVERGQYEASKTLGLSYFQTMRRIVLPQMIGRVLPPVSNETITLVKDTSLIYVLALNDILRTARSIVQRDFTTTPFLVAALFYLVMTLVLTWLFQRLEKRYARYDQ encoded by the coding sequence ATGGACTACGTTCTTTCTCTTCTGCCTCCGATGGTGGACGGGGCCAAGGTCACCTTGACCCTGTTCGCCATTACGCTGGGGCTGTCGGTGCCGCTGGGCCTGGCGCTGGCGCTGCTGAGGATCTCGGCATGGGGGCCGGTCAGCACGCTTGTGAATGGCTATATCTGGCTGATGCGCGGCACGCCGCTGATGCTGCAGATGCTGTTCATCTACTTTGCGCTGCCGTTCGTTCCGTATGTCGGCATCCGCCTGCCCGACTTCCCCGCCGCGGTGGTCGCCTTTGCGCTGAACTACGCGGCGTATTTCGCCGAAATCTTCCGGGCCGGCATCCAGTCGGTGGAGCGCGGCCAGTACGAGGCCAGCAAGACGCTGGGCCTGAGCTACTTCCAGACCATGCGCCGGATCGTGCTGCCGCAGATGATCGGCCGCGTGCTGCCGCCGGTCAGCAACGAGACCATCACGCTGGTCAAGGACACGTCGCTGATCTACGTGCTGGCGCTCAACGACATCCTGCGCACGGCGCGCAGCATCGTGCAGCGCGATTTCACGACAACCCCGTTCCTGGTGGCCGCACTGTTCTACCTGGTGATGACGCTGGTCCTGACGTGGCTCTTCCAACGCCTCGAAAAACGCTATGCCCGATACGATCAATGA
- a CDS encoding amino acid ABC transporter ATP-binding protein: protein MVSARDIHKSFGSLEVLKGVSLSLRKGDVTAVIGPSGSGKSTLLRCLNHLEIIDRGTLEIEGEVLATTEGSGVSYARGADLRRICARMGMVFQSFNLFPHLTVLQNLIEAPMTVKGMPRDRIVPLADELLRKVGLFDKRDSYPSRLSGGQKQRVAIARALAMEPDIMLFDEPTSALDPELTGEVLRTMRQLADEHMTMLVVTHEMGFAREVANHVVFMDGGKVVEEGPPGQLFGAPVHARTREFLTRVF, encoded by the coding sequence ATGGTGTCGGCCCGCGACATCCACAAGTCCTTCGGGTCGCTCGAAGTGCTGAAGGGCGTCTCGCTGTCGCTGCGCAAGGGCGACGTGACCGCCGTCATCGGCCCGTCGGGCTCGGGCAAGAGCACGCTGCTGCGGTGCCTGAACCATCTGGAAATCATCGACCGGGGCACGCTGGAGATCGAGGGCGAAGTGCTGGCAACCACCGAGGGCAGCGGCGTCAGCTATGCCAGGGGTGCCGACCTGCGTCGTATTTGCGCCAGGATGGGCATGGTGTTCCAGTCGTTCAACCTGTTCCCGCACCTGACGGTGCTGCAGAACCTGATCGAGGCACCGATGACGGTCAAGGGCATGCCCCGCGACCGCATCGTCCCGCTGGCCGACGAACTGCTGCGCAAGGTGGGCCTGTTCGACAAGCGCGACAGCTACCCCTCGCGTCTGTCGGGTGGCCAGAAACAGCGCGTGGCGATTGCCCGCGCGCTGGCCATGGAGCCGGACATCATGCTGTTCGACGAACCCACCTCGGCGCTCGATCCGGAGCTGACCGGCGAAGTCCTGCGCACCATGCGCCAGCTGGCCGACGAGCACATGACGATGCTGGTGGTCACGCACGAGATGGGTTTCGCGCGCGAAGTGGCCAACCATGTGGTCTTCATGGATGGCGGCAAGGTGGTCGAGGAAGGGCCGCCCGGGCAGCTGTTCGGCGCCCCGGTCCATGCGCGGACAAGGGAATTCCTGACGCGCGTGTTCTGA
- a CDS encoding TonB-dependent siderophore receptor translates to MKYNLSALSAGRPRSVQLRLPRGRRPRLLAASLGTVASLNFPYALAQEATSDKKEGTLPAVTVSETARIDQPGLALSKPEYTGSRLGLTPLETPASVEVLSGETIRARGDQSVREAVTRATGITGNPAPGNGGTSLTARGFSGQGSVMQLLDGTRMYVASGTVTFPFDTWSVDRIEVLRGPASVMYGEGAIGGVVNVVQKKPIRGPIENELQITGGTEKTARVAFDSGGRVNDNLSYRFATAYNRSAGWVDRGDSNNLMVSASVRLDINPEFNLTLSYDDGTQHPQQYLGTPLVNGSLDTSLRKKNYNVGDAQISYRDRWTRLSAEWTPNDSVTVRNQFYYLTSHRHWRDSETYTFLPATSQVRRTDYLEILHDQEQVGNRADLTVKSRLFGMENATTVGFDINKINFTHSNNSPYGGSSTVNAYNFDPGLFFSPPGIVTSPRFRANTTQYALFGEHRIAFTPQWSVIGGVRFDHATLYRTDLVANTGWEKTFANTTWRVGTVYQFTPSLSVYAQYATATDPLGALITTSDAQRNFDLATGKQLEVGMKQAFWGNRGEWTFAAYEIRKKNLLSRDPVNPTITQQVGEQSSRGLEASASVEVVRGLRLDVNGTVLRARYDDFNESVGGVAVSRAGNVPTSVPRQAANAWLSWNFMPQWTFATGLRYVGGRYADTANKVRVPSYTTVDTALSWRVSKQAALTLRVYNLFNRDYAESFSNGGQQWLLGRPRSAELSANFYF, encoded by the coding sequence ATGAAATACAACTTGTCCGCGCTTTCCGCTGGCCGCCCGCGCTCGGTCCAACTTCGCCTGCCTCGTGGCCGCCGCCCACGCCTGCTGGCCGCCTCGCTCGGCACCGTCGCCAGCCTCAATTTCCCGTACGCCCTGGCCCAGGAGGCCACCTCCGACAAGAAGGAAGGCACGCTGCCGGCCGTCACGGTCAGCGAGACCGCCCGGATCGACCAGCCTGGCCTGGCGCTGTCGAAGCCCGAATACACCGGCAGCCGCCTGGGCCTGACGCCGCTGGAAACCCCGGCCAGCGTCGAAGTGCTCAGCGGCGAGACGATCCGCGCGCGCGGCGACCAGAGCGTGCGCGAGGCCGTGACGCGCGCCACCGGCATCACCGGCAATCCGGCGCCGGGCAACGGCGGCACGTCGCTGACGGCGCGCGGCTTCTCGGGCCAGGGATCGGTCATGCAGCTGCTGGACGGCACGCGTATGTACGTGGCCTCGGGCACGGTTACTTTTCCGTTCGATACCTGGTCGGTGGACCGTATCGAAGTGCTGCGCGGGCCGGCATCGGTCATGTATGGCGAAGGCGCCATCGGCGGCGTGGTCAACGTGGTGCAGAAGAAGCCGATCCGCGGCCCCATCGAGAACGAACTGCAGATCACCGGCGGCACCGAGAAGACCGCCCGGGTGGCATTCGACAGCGGTGGTCGCGTCAACGACAACCTCTCGTACCGCTTCGCCACGGCCTACAACCGCTCGGCCGGCTGGGTCGACCGGGGCGATTCGAACAACCTGATGGTATCGGCATCGGTGCGGCTGGACATCAATCCGGAATTCAACCTGACGCTGTCCTATGACGACGGCACCCAGCATCCGCAGCAGTACCTGGGCACGCCGCTGGTCAACGGCAGCCTGGACACGTCGCTGCGCAAGAAGAACTACAACGTCGGCGATGCCCAGATCAGCTACCGCGACCGCTGGACGCGCCTGAGCGCCGAATGGACGCCCAACGACAGCGTCACGGTGCGCAACCAGTTCTATTACCTGACCAGCCATCGCCATTGGCGCGACAGCGAGACCTACACGTTCCTGCCGGCCACCTCGCAGGTGCGCCGCACGGACTACCTGGAAATCCTGCACGATCAGGAGCAGGTGGGCAATCGGGCCGACTTGACGGTCAAGAGCCGCCTGTTCGGGATGGAAAACGCCACGACCGTCGGCTTCGACATCAACAAGATCAACTTCACGCATTCGAACAACTCGCCGTATGGCGGTTCGTCCACGGTCAATGCGTACAACTTCGATCCGGGCCTGTTCTTCAGCCCGCCGGGCATCGTCACCTCGCCGCGCTTCCGCGCCAACACCACGCAGTACGCGCTGTTCGGCGAGCATCGCATTGCCTTTACGCCGCAGTGGTCGGTGATCGGCGGCGTGCGCTTCGACCACGCCACGCTGTACCGCACCGACCTGGTGGCCAACACGGGCTGGGAAAAGACCTTCGCCAACACCACGTGGCGTGTGGGCACGGTGTACCAGTTCACGCCGAGCCTGTCGGTCTACGCGCAGTACGCCACGGCCACCGATCCGCTGGGTGCGCTGATCACCACATCAGACGCGCAGCGCAACTTCGACCTGGCCACCGGCAAGCAGTTGGAAGTAGGCATGAAGCAGGCGTTCTGGGGCAATCGCGGCGAATGGACGTTCGCGGCCTACGAAATCCGCAAGAAGAACCTGCTGTCGCGCGATCCGGTCAATCCGACGATTACCCAGCAGGTGGGCGAGCAGTCGTCGCGCGGGCTGGAAGCATCGGCCAGCGTCGAAGTGGTGCGCGGCCTGCGCCTGGACGTGAACGGCACGGTGCTGCGCGCGCGTTATGACGACTTCAACGAGTCGGTGGGTGGCGTGGCCGTGTCGCGCGCCGGCAATGTGCCGACCAGCGTGCCGCGGCAGGCCGCCAACGCGTGGCTGAGCTGGAACTTCATGCCGCAGTGGACCTTTGCCACCGGCCTGCGCTACGTGGGCGGCCGCTATGCCGACACTGCCAACAAGGTACGCGTGCCGAGCTACACGACCGTGGATACGGCGCTGTCGTGGCGCGTGTCGAAGCAGGCGGCGCTGACGCTACGCGTGTACAACCTGTTCAACCGCGACTACGCCGAATCGTTTTCGAATGGCGGCCAGCAGTGGCTGCTGGGCCGCCCGCGCTCGGCGGAGCTGTCGGCCAACTTCTACTTCTGA
- a CDS encoding PepSY domain-containing protein: MAWHHVAGLAGALFLLFWLISGWLSVNPNQWFNGRGFDGAALQRYAGHTSASFPALAWQALDEGVREVRMTWIGGRPVLLMSSENGDIRAVDPHDGAPVQWDQAELVRTAARLLPDARIASQIVQNEPDAYWYSHHHARKFPVLRVGFDDADGTWAYVDPSTGQVVGRSDDSRRLYRWLFNAVHSYDLVTLTRHRPLWDAVVWALSIVGLVMSVSGVVMGWRRLRR, encoded by the coding sequence ATGGCCTGGCACCACGTGGCCGGACTGGCCGGGGCGCTGTTCCTGCTGTTCTGGCTGATCTCGGGCTGGCTGTCGGTCAATCCGAACCAGTGGTTCAACGGGCGCGGCTTCGATGGCGCGGCGCTGCAGCGCTACGCCGGCCATACGTCGGCATCGTTCCCGGCACTTGCCTGGCAGGCGCTGGACGAGGGTGTACGTGAAGTGCGCATGACTTGGATAGGCGGCAGGCCGGTGTTGCTGATGTCTTCGGAAAACGGCGACATCCGTGCGGTCGATCCCCATGACGGCGCGCCCGTGCAATGGGACCAGGCCGAGTTGGTGCGCACCGCAGCCAGGCTGTTGCCGGACGCCCGGATCGCATCGCAAATCGTCCAGAACGAGCCCGACGCCTATTGGTACAGCCATCACCATGCGCGCAAGTTTCCGGTACTGCGCGTGGGTTTCGACGATGCGGACGGCACCTGGGCCTATGTCGATCCGTCGACCGGGCAGGTGGTCGGCCGCAGCGACGACAGCCGGCGCCTGTACCGCTGGCTGTTCAACGCCGTCCACAGTTATGACCTTGTCACGTTGACGCGGCATCGTCCGCTTTGGGACGCCGTGGTCTGGGCGCTTTCCATCGTCGGCCTGGTGATGTCAGTGAGCGGCGTGGTCATGGGGTGGCGGCGACTGAGACGCTAG
- a CDS encoding DeoR/GlpR family DNA-binding transcription regulator, translated as MSLTPRQREIFGWLNDAGYLSTEQLASRFGVSSQTIRRDINELSLQGLARRMHGGLSLPASQHNISYLQRSTAHVERKWRIAEVAIGMVEADATVFLGYGTTVADFARALPDDLPLRVVTNNLGAVHALADKPRIETWVAGGRLRAGDFDVMGSATLDFVRRFRAHVAICSAAGIDADGTFYEFQPEEAELSQVLLSNSHLRVLLADSSKCLRNAPCRVAGLDQIDHLFTDTEASDALPTLPALCERAGVVLHLC; from the coding sequence ATGAGCCTGACCCCGCGGCAACGTGAAATCTTCGGCTGGCTGAATGATGCCGGCTACCTGAGTACCGAACAACTGGCGAGCCGATTTGGCGTCAGCAGCCAGACCATCCGGCGCGATATCAACGAACTGAGCCTGCAGGGCCTGGCGCGCCGCATGCACGGCGGGCTGAGCCTGCCGGCCAGCCAGCACAACATCAGCTACCTGCAGCGCAGTACGGCGCACGTCGAGCGCAAGTGGCGTATTGCCGAGGTGGCGATCGGCATGGTCGAGGCCGATGCCACGGTCTTCCTGGGCTATGGCACCACCGTGGCCGACTTTGCCCGCGCGCTGCCCGACGACCTGCCGCTGCGTGTGGTCACCAACAACCTGGGTGCCGTGCATGCCTTGGCGGACAAGCCGCGCATCGAGACGTGGGTGGCCGGTGGGCGCCTGCGCGCCGGCGATTTCGACGTCATGGGCAGTGCCACATTGGATTTCGTGCGACGTTTTCGGGCGCATGTGGCGATCTGCAGCGCGGCCGGCATCGACGCGGACGGCACCTTCTACGAATTCCAGCCCGAAGAGGCCGAGTTGAGCCAGGTGCTGCTGTCGAACAGCCATCTGCGCGTGCTGCTGGCCGACAGCAGCAAGTGCCTGCGCAACGCGCCCTGCCGCGTGGCCGGGCTGGACCAGATCGATCACCTGTTCACCGACACCGAGGCCTCCGACGCGCTGCCCACGCTGCCGGCCCTGTGCGAACGCGCCGGCGTGGTGCTGCACCTGTGCTGA
- a CDS encoding SulP family inorganic anion transporter: MASTTPNPNPAHPAAHASHPHWLRWLPGLAMLRSYQAAWLPRDLAAGLVLTTMLVPVGIAYAEASGVPGVYGLYATIIPLLAYALFGPSRILVLGPDSALAAPILAVVLAMSGGDPMRAVATASLMAIVAGLFCVVLGLLRLGFITELLSKPIRYGYMNGIALTVLVSQLPKLFAISVDDAGPLRELWQLARAIADGQTHWPTFAIGAASLVVILLLKRFERVPGILIAVVLATLAVSVLRLDAQGVKVLGEIPQGLPMFALPWFSGVDIVRVVLGGCAVALIAFADTSVLSRTYAARTHTHVDPNQEMVGLGVANLAAGLFQGFPISSSASRTPVAEAAGARTQLTGVVGAIAVAALLLVAPNLLRYLPNSALAAVVIAAAIGLFEFRDLQRIYRIQQWEFWLSMLCFAAVAVFGAIPGICLAVVIAIIEFLWDGWRPHFAVLGRVPGLRGYHDLKRYPHAALIDGLVLFRWDAPLFFANAELFQQRLTQAVEAAPAPVRRVVVAAEPVTSVDVTSADVLRELAQKLAEHGVALHFAEMKDPVRDKLRRFELTETFPNDCFHPTVGSAVDDYLTSIGARKLEE; the protein is encoded by the coding sequence ATGGCATCCACCACGCCCAATCCCAACCCGGCTCACCCCGCCGCCCATGCATCGCACCCGCACTGGCTGCGCTGGCTGCCCGGTCTGGCCATGCTGCGGAGCTACCAGGCCGCGTGGCTGCCCCGCGACCTGGCCGCCGGGCTGGTGCTGACGACGATGCTGGTGCCGGTGGGCATCGCCTATGCCGAGGCGTCGGGCGTGCCCGGCGTCTACGGGCTCTACGCGACCATCATCCCGTTGCTGGCCTATGCGCTGTTCGGGCCGAGCCGGATACTGGTGCTGGGGCCCGATTCGGCACTGGCCGCGCCGATCCTGGCCGTGGTGCTGGCCATGTCCGGCGGCGACCCCATGCGCGCCGTGGCCACCGCCAGCCTGATGGCCATCGTGGCCGGCCTGTTCTGCGTCGTGCTGGGTCTGCTGCGGCTGGGCTTCATCACCGAACTGCTATCCAAGCCGATTCGCTACGGCTACATGAACGGCATCGCGCTGACGGTGCTGGTCAGCCAGTTGCCGAAGCTGTTCGCGATTTCGGTCGACGATGCCGGGCCGCTGCGCGAGCTGTGGCAACTGGCGCGGGCCATCGCTGACGGCCAGACCCATTGGCCAACCTTCGCGATTGGCGCGGCCAGCCTGGTGGTGATCCTGCTGCTCAAGCGCTTCGAGCGCGTGCCGGGCATCCTGATCGCCGTGGTGCTGGCCACGCTGGCGGTCAGCGTCCTGCGGCTGGATGCCCAGGGCGTGAAGGTACTGGGCGAGATCCCGCAGGGGCTGCCCATGTTCGCGTTGCCCTGGTTCAGCGGCGTCGATATCGTGCGGGTCGTGCTGGGCGGCTGCGCGGTGGCGCTGATTGCGTTTGCCGATACCAGCGTGCTGTCGCGCACCTATGCGGCACGCACGCATACGCACGTGGATCCGAACCAGGAGATGGTGGGCCTGGGCGTGGCCAATCTGGCGGCCGGGCTGTTCCAGGGGTTTCCGATCAGCAGCAGCGCGTCGCGCACGCCGGTGGCCGAGGCGGCCGGCGCGCGCACGCAGCTGACCGGGGTGGTGGGCGCCATCGCCGTGGCGGCGCTGCTGCTGGTGGCGCCCAACCTGCTGCGCTACCTGCCCAACAGCGCGCTGGCCGCCGTGGTCATCGCAGCGGCCATCGGCCTGTTCGAATTCCGCGACTTGCAGCGCATCTATCGCATCCAGCAATGGGAGTTCTGGCTGTCGATGCTGTGCTTCGCGGCGGTGGCCGTGTTCGGCGCGATTCCCGGCATCTGCCTGGCCGTCGTCATCGCCATCATCGAATTCCTGTGGGACGGCTGGCGGCCCCATTTCGCGGTACTGGGCCGGGTGCCGGGCCTGCGCGGCTATCACGACCTGAAGCGCTATCCGCATGCGGCGCTGATCGACGGGCTGGTGCTGTTCCGCTGGGACGCGCCGCTGTTCTTCGCCAATGCCGAGCTGTTCCAGCAACGGCTGACGCAAGCCGTGGAAGCGGCGCCGGCGCCGGTGCGCCGTGTGGTGGTGGCGGCCGAGCCGGTGACCAGCGTCGATGTCACGTCGGCCGACGTGCTGCGGGAACTGGCCCAGAAGCTGGCCGAGCATGGCGTGGCGCTGCATTTCGCGGAAATGAAGGACCCGGTGCGCGACAAGCTGCGCCGCTTCGAGCTGACGGAGACATTCCCCAACGACTGCTTTCACCCGACCGTGGGCAGCGCCGTGGACGACTACCTGACCAGCATCGGCGCCCGGAAACTGGAGGAATGA
- a CDS encoding IclR family transcriptional regulator, whose translation MTDVEDNKPQRGIQSLDNTGQLLNALADAGRPLPLGDLARAAGMAPAKAFPHLVSLQKIGLLARNADGDFEAGPLALEMGLVALQRLSPTREAEPEVVALADATGLSVAMAVLGPLGPTVIRLEEASRPQHVSLRVGTVLSMVNTAIGRTFAAHLPDDVLAQALTQDAIRMAGLTVDTATRQAAAPRWRKIRDEGIDNAVSRPVPGIDTLAAPVFDHTGALALVIAVMGSSGSFDSALDSDVAQRVRQAARRLSWRFGAMGAAGG comes from the coding sequence ATGACCGACGTGGAAGACAACAAGCCCCAGCGCGGCATCCAGTCGCTGGACAACACCGGCCAGTTGCTCAATGCGCTGGCCGATGCGGGCCGGCCACTGCCACTGGGCGACCTGGCGCGTGCCGCCGGCATGGCGCCGGCCAAGGCCTTTCCGCATCTGGTCAGCCTGCAGAAGATCGGCCTGCTGGCGCGCAATGCCGATGGCGATTTCGAGGCGGGCCCGCTGGCGCTGGAAATGGGCCTGGTGGCCCTGCAGCGCCTGTCGCCCACGCGCGAGGCCGAGCCGGAGGTGGTGGCGCTGGCCGATGCCACCGGCCTGTCGGTGGCGATGGCGGTGTTGGGCCCGCTGGGGCCGACCGTGATTCGGCTGGAGGAAGCCTCGCGCCCGCAGCACGTCAGCCTGCGCGTGGGCACGGTGCTGTCGATGGTCAATACGGCCATCGGCCGCACGTTCGCGGCCCACCTGCCCGACGACGTGCTGGCGCAGGCGCTGACGCAGGATGCGATCCGCATGGCCGGGTTGACCGTCGACACAGCCACGCGGCAGGCCGCCGCGCCCCGCTGGCGCAAGATCCGGGACGAAGGGATCGACAACGCCGTCAGCCGCCCCGTGCCCGGCATCGACACGCTGGCCGCCCCGGTGTTCGACCACACTGGCGCGCTGGCGCTGGTGATCGCCGTGATGGGCAGCAGCGGCAGCTTCGACAGCGCGCTGGACAGCGATGTGGCGCAGCGGGTCAGGCAGGCGGCGCGGCGGCTATCGTGGCGCTTCGGCGCAATGGGCGCCGCCGGGGGCTGA
- a CDS encoding IclR family transcriptional regulator: MARPPGESAGKTQRGIQSVEVGGRLLQALADARRPMALAELAAAAQLAPAQAHTYLVSLTRLGLIKRDHLDGRYEPGPLALRLGMLHLDHTPAYRAAVPHVQALASAIGWNVAISLPTPQGPTIVHYAPAGSPLHVNLHVGTVMALATTATGRAYCAFQPEDRWLPIWRQQATTSADALPAFLEQLAAVRQRGMARSIDSPSPAVSSLALPLVDADGTLHLVLTAIGSTGAIDVDWQGPVARALRGARDDIAQAMEPT, from the coding sequence ATGGCAAGACCTCCAGGCGAATCCGCCGGCAAGACGCAGCGCGGCATCCAGAGCGTGGAGGTAGGCGGCCGCCTGCTGCAGGCGCTGGCCGATGCGCGCCGGCCGATGGCCCTGGCCGAACTGGCCGCCGCCGCGCAGCTGGCACCGGCCCAGGCGCACACCTACCTGGTCAGCCTGACGCGGCTTGGTCTGATCAAGCGCGATCATCTCGACGGCCGCTACGAACCCGGCCCGCTGGCCCTGCGCCTGGGCATGCTGCATCTCGATCACACCCCGGCCTATCGCGCGGCCGTGCCGCACGTGCAGGCGCTGGCGTCGGCCATCGGCTGGAACGTGGCCATCAGCCTGCCCACGCCGCAGGGGCCGACCATCGTCCATTACGCGCCGGCCGGGTCGCCGCTCCACGTCAACCTGCACGTGGGCACGGTGATGGCGCTGGCCACCACGGCCACCGGCCGCGCCTATTGCGCGTTCCAGCCCGAAGACCGCTGGCTGCCGATCTGGCGCCAGCAGGCCACCACGTCGGCCGACGCCCTGCCCGCCTTCCTCGAACAGCTTGCCGCCGTGCGCCAGCGCGGCATGGCACGCAGCATCGATTCGCCCAGCCCTGCCGTCAGCAGCCTGGCGTTGCCGCTGGTCGATGCCGATGGCACGCTGCATCTGGTGCTGACCGCCATCGGTTCCACCGGCGCCATCGACGTCGACTGGCAAGGCCCGGTTGCGCGTGCGCTGCGTGGCGCCCGCGATGACATCGCCCAGGCAATGGAACCCACATGA